Part of the Hemitrygon akajei chromosome 16, sHemAka1.3, whole genome shotgun sequence genome is shown below.
tttccttcttttccagcccttgacctttcccacccacctggctcatctatcaccttccatctagcctccttcccctgacaaccctccccctccccccccccccccccggccactTTTTTAAATCTGGCACTCTCCCCTTGCTTCTGTCCTGAAAAAGGATGAGCTCAAAAAATcattcatttgcatagatgctgcccgacctgctgagttaatagacaatagacagtaggtgcaggagtaggccattctgcccttctagccagcaccaccattcactgtgatcatggctgatcacaccCAATCAgcaccctgttcctgccctctccccatatcccttgaccccgctatctataagagctctatctaactctctcttgaaagcatccagagacttggcttccactgccttctggggcagagcattccacatatccaccactctctgggtgaaaaagttttcccacatctattctaaatggcctaccccttattcttaaactgtggcctctagttctggactcacccatcagcaggaacatgcttcttgcctccagcgtgtccaatcccttaataatcttatatgtttcaatcagatcccctctcatccttctaaattccagtgtatacaagcccagtcactccaatctttcaacatatgacagtcctgccattccgggaattaaccttgtgaacctacgctgtactcccttaatagcaagaatgtccttcctcaaatttggagaccaaaactgcacacaatactccaggtggggtctcaccagggccctgtacagctgcagaaggacctctttactcctatactcaattcctcttgttataaaggccagcatgccattagctttcttcactgcctgcttgctttcattgactgatgtacaagaacacctagttCTTGTTCCttcatcatctgcagacttttttgtTTATAGTGGTAACAGTTTGTACCTTCTCAAAACCTGTCATGAGCCTGAACCCCTCACCAAAAATCCTCTCAAACTTCTTTGATCCAAGGGGAAGACCAGCTTCTCCACACTTGGCTCCAAATCCATCAAGAACTTGGCAGTGATTTAGCTGTGATTCACAAGTCTTCCACACAGGTTCATATGTCAGCGAAAGTAAGGAGACTGAAATCCAGAATACTGAGGGGGTCAATATTCTTAATAAATGTTGTTGACTATGGGAAGAAAGCCTATTCTGATAACCATGTCTGTAAATTGTGAATGTTATCTCTGCATCCCATCCCCCAAACCCAAGGTGTAATGAACACTACTGAGTACATTCCTGCTGGCCAGTTTGAGAAATCTGTCAAGTCACAGCTGCACCAAGTGCCAGAGCAGAAAGCAACTGTCCTCGAACAGCACCCCATGAGATATGTGAGCAGGCACAGAGCAGCATTTGGGAGGGGTACAGGGACAGGGAGAAGAAAGTAGCTCCAAGCTGTCTGACAAAGGTGTCAATATCCAAGGTGAAGCCACTCAAGTCAATCTGCCAAAGCTGTTAAATCCCTCTCTATCCCCCAAATTTCAGCTTCAGCCAGATCATTAATTGTATATGCAGCACAGCCACAGGCCCCTCCGTCCCAACAAGCCCAATTACACTtgcatgaccaattaacctgctaacctgtatgtttttggaatgtggcaggaaacctgTGCGGTCACAGGGGGAACTTACCAATAGACTGGTGGCAGGTGTAATAGTACTACACGCCATTGTGCAGAAACCAGCAGAGTGGAACTCTCACCATCACAATGCAACAAGTTGTCATCCATTTCAGCTTCCTGTCTCAATCCTTAGGGAAGGCACAATAGCATCTTTCCCATGGATTTCAGGTAAGACCCAATGACAtatcaaagcaacacgtacaacaagctgcgagtcctgacgaagggtctcggcccgaaacgttgactgctcgtttccacggatgctgcccggcctgctgagttcctccagcttgttgtacctgttgctttgaccacataatctgcagtgtactttgtgttgggCATATCAAAGCTCACTTTAACCTCACAGAGCTATATACGAGATCCTGCAATGCTGTTGACAATACCCCGAGGCTAATATTTGTCCCTCAACCTACATCAAAGCACTTTGGTAAAGGGGGGGATGAATGTCCTCTTGCCGTCAGGGAAAATCATGCCATCTTCATATCCCAGCCCCAAACATGCCAATAGGTTCAATGAAACAATGGCTTTCTGCAGAAAAAAATTCAAAGCTTCCAATCATGTATGTGGTGGGATTACAACAAAAAAAATACACTTTGAAGGGCTATCAGACATCactgggaaattaaagtcaccatacaaatacaagtttttttttattaaaactCCAAACTTCTAAAGTTACTCATTATTCTTAGATTTTCCAACTCAGAATAAGAGAAACTATCAGTTCCCCTTTAtaacctcttttttttctccaaacttcTAAATTCTAGTTGATCCAACTCAATTCTTGTACAAGAATCATTTCATAATTAAGAGTCCAAATAACATCCCAATAAATTCATGGTATGCAAGTTCCAGGGTCAGAAAATCATTTAGATGAGCCATCTGAAACTACTGACTGCAGTCTGACCAGGACTGTAGCTGCAGCATAACCTCTAACCTCCTGGTACTTCAGCCCTTAAAATGCATCTTTTAGTTTTTTGTTCCTGCACGTATGTGATATTTGAATACATTGCTGCAAATTTTCAGTCTTTTTCGTATCTTCTGTAAATTAACGCAAACACTGTTTTTGGGTCCTTGGAAGGAAAAATTAGCCTCCAGTGTTTGCACAACTCTTGGTGAGGCTGTGCTAGTGAAAAATGCAGAAGAAATGTATCGATTCCTTCTCAGTAACTGAAGTTGGGTTATAACCACAACCCTCAACTGGTATCAGAATGGGGGCAGACTCCAGCCAGTAAGTACCATTTTCAAACTGGACAGAGGTTGGAAACAGCTTCATAGCGACACAAACACTCACTGGTGTCCTGAAAAGTTCTTTATTAGTTTtagaaacaaagaaataaaaagacTTAAAAACCAAACTCTGGATCACTCGTGGCTCCTGCCAGTGAACACAGATGAAGCAACCGTGACCCATGCTCTTGGTAACAGGAGTTCTGTTGGCTCCAGAGACGCTGCAGGTTAAATGCAGGAAGTGCGTGCGTACGCACACAGTCAGTAGCACTGGCATCCGCAAGCAAAAGGGAGACCGCACAGTCGGGCCCCCCACCTGGTGCAGTTGCCATGACTGGAGGGTACAATCAGGATGATCACAGACTGCAAGGGCTCACCGAGTGTGCCAGGTTATCAGTGAATGACAGCAACTTCCAAACTCCGAGTAAACGGCTGCACAACCGTGTGCAGGGTGACACGTTGGAAATTCTATCAAACATGCAGCCAAGCGGGGCATGGCAAGGACCACCAACACTCTACCGTCATGCCGTCTCCTTGCCATGGTGGTCCACACTCAGCAGCCTACTGACAAGAAGGGGTAATGGTGCTGGACATCCTACCGAGAACTGCAGAGTTTGGGCATGGAACCTGCAGACAAGGGCCTACACTCCAGCTATTCCCGGTTAAGACTAAAAGCCTCTGCGCTCAGCCTGGAGTCAATTGTACTTCCCTCTCTTCCAATGATCATCGCTGCCAGCACACTGCCCACCTCAGACATCCAGCAGCATTTCAGGGAACTCAGCAACCTCATCTTCAAGAGCAGAGTCTGGGCCCACAGCCCCACTGGGCAAGGCCTTGAACCATAATTAGAAATTCATTTGGGTACAGATGCCATCTTCCTCAGGGCACAGCCGGTACACCATGTTTATGGCCATGCTGTGCACAAACACAAGTGTTATCCATGCCATGAGGGGAAAATCACATCTCATGCTTGCAAGCTCCATCATTAAGTCTTCAATTCTCATGCTCACGTTAGGAATTCCCTTACTTCCCACCCAACCTCCAAGCCCCAAACAAAGTTGATGCACCAATCTCTAACTGGAGAGCTAATGCATCTGTACAAATGCATAATATTTAATTAACCATCCAGGAGTAATGCTGAGCTGGGAGAATCACTTGTACTGCGTGTTAAGGCATAAAAGAACCCCACCCACCCAAAAAAATTGTCTCACTGCTTTACTAGTCGAGGAAGAACCACGAGACAATACAGTAGAGACATTTTCATCTCTTTTCTCCCTTGCTGTCATACTTCAGAGCAGAATTTCACCATAGGCTGAACAGCAAGAATAGAAATTTAATGGCACAGGAGGTAGACAGGTGGCCCACATCCTGTAGACCAAAGAAAGAGCTGCTCACCCAATCTAGCTCTTGGTCTGTAGCCCTGCAGGTCCAGATCTTGTTCAAGTACAGCTTGAGTGTGATgttaggtggggagggggggcgcGCATAAATTGATTCAAGTCAATTTCAAACAGTTTCTCCAAAGGTAAATTGCAAAAGAAAACTTAAATGTAAACGATTTCACACCCAAGACCCATGGTGGAAAGGCACCCTCACACCAGCAACCTGTGAAGTGGGGAGAGCATCCACATGCCCAAGCTTTCAAAGGACCAGAGCAATGGGTCTGAGTGGGGAGGGCAGAGAGCAAATGGAACCAGAAGGCAAAGGGCAGAATAAGCCAATGAAGTTGAATTTTTAACAATTCTCTCAGACCCATCTCTGATGAATGAATATTCCAAATGAGGGGAAAAGAACTGGAGAAGgtgcccccccaccccatctcctaCTCACTCTTCAGGAGAGGCTGTCAGAGGGGAACTAGCGTACCCAGGCACCAGGAAACACCAAACAACCCAGTTGGGCTGTTGGCTCGACAGCATTATGGACGTGTCAAAGTCAGAGGACCAGGATATAGAGTGGAGATTCATACTCCACCAGCACTGGGGCCATTTCCACTCTGTCCCCATCCCTTCAACATACATGGGAAAGAAAGGGTTTGGCTATTAGCTAGAAAGTATCACCAGAGACAATCTTTATCAGCATATTACATGGAGCAATGCCATAACCACCCCATAAATGTTTCACCATCGgactttcaaaaaaaaaatgacaACTTCAGAAACAAAGACAGGAATACAgcaccctcccccacacacatccCCCTCCCAGCCACAGGCTCACAGCAGGAAAAGAGTTTGTTCTGGAAGAGCAGCGTTGTTGCGACTCAGGGCCCGAATACATTTACTGGGGGAGGGTTGGGCAAGTGTCGCAGCATGGGTGTCAGGATTGGGTTCAGTCCCAGAGTCAGGGCAGCCACTGGCCCTGGGAGAAGGGTTGGGGGtaggggggtggggaggtgggtaGGGAGGGGGCagaaaggaggaagggggttgggggtcAGGGGTCGGCTGGTCGCCCCCTCCCGCTGTTGGTCACGATTCCTCATTTCCTGAGTCGTCATCATCGTCAAAGAAATCACCATCCCCATCTTCCTCGTCATCCATGTCATCGTCATAGAGATCATCGTACAGCAAGTCCGAGCTGTTGTCGTGTGGCGGAGCTTTTGTCTTGACGCAGTACTCCGCCAGGGTGGTCGGCACCTTCACGCCGTCCTTGTCTGCCTCTGCCTTGGTGGCCAAGACCTGTTTTCTGAGAAAGAATTAAAACAAAATCCATTTTGTCCATGTCATCCATTTTCCCATTCAAATCCAACATACATCAGTGTAGGATTTACAGATTAAGCAGCTCGATAACAGGAAGACCTTCTCTCACCATTACACTGaaaccttctgttgctttctcCCCAGGTCTTTACCCAGTTACCTGATGAATGCTTATTTGCCTCCAGCACCGAGTTCAACGTACACCCCACTTACACAGAGATTCTTCGATTCAGAGTGATGTCCGGGTTTCTGTCTTTGAATCTGCTCCAGTTAGCCTTGCCTACTCAGCAATCCCCACTAACTAAACAATCACAGAGCACCAACCAAAAGATCAATGCAGTGCTCTAGCTTGGCACCAGCTCATGCAGACCAGCCCGAGAGCTACACATTTCTGAATAGAACACAGACCATTTGAACTATTGCCAGCAGTGTCAGCACTCCACAGAGTCCTCTTATCCACTAAATACTGAAAGTTTACTTTCCCCAAGTGCCTATCCAATTTTCTTTTGACCATCTCCACAGCCCACACAAGTAGCAAGGTGCAGGTAATTATCTCACAAAATAGAAAGTTCTCCCTCAGCGTAACATCTCTGCTCTACTTAAAGCCCAAGATACCTTATCGTTGAAAAAGATCTGTGCACATTAAATCAAAGGTTCCTCTAACTTGTACTCTGAGGTCATTAAATCTGTTACACAATTACACCGTTAAATCTGTACTGGCTCTCTCCAAACTTCAGCACCAACTTTTCCatgttaaatttcatctgcaaTTCATTTCCATAAGAGTATGTACACACATACATGCACATATACATAATTAATACCAACCCACCTACTTCACAGATTCCTTTCTAGTTTCCTAAAATCCATGCCAACAATAGAGAAATGATAAAGGAAATTCCGTGTACAAGTTATGTAATGCAAAGCTTCAGTTAGGTCTGTCAAGCAATGTCTTAAATCCCACTGTGCCTGTTAgctcccatccctccccacccccaaatACACACTACAGGCCGCTGTTAAGTTATTTGGCCTACGGCTATTCAGAATATTCTTACAAACTTTCCTCCATCAGAATTGTATTTGTCACTTTCTAATCGTCTAGTACCCCTGTGCGTATGTACGGAAGATGTAAGAATATGCCTTTTCACCCCTGTTCCCCTCAGCAACCTGGGATGTACAACATCAACACCAGGTAAACCATTCCATCTACCACTCAATACCCAATTATTTGAAAGCGACATCGTCAAAAATATTTGGAGTCTGTTAACTGCTCATTTAGTCTCATTCTCTCTTTGCCAATAATATTTTAATCTTCAGCTCTCAAATCTGATATTTGCATCATAGACATTCACACCAATCCTGGCTGAATTCCCTCTTGTCCCATGAAGATTAGCCCACTGCCACCTCAAGTTTAAACTGTTCCCCATTGTTTCATTTTAATCCAATATTAGTTTAAATGTCACAATCATAGTTACTTTTACCCAAGTATTCACTCGTAAGACAGTTGAGCCACTTCATCCCTGACCACCAAATTCAAGAACCTcggactcaatgtcagcaagactaaagaTTTGATTGTAGACTTTAGAAAGATAAGGCGAGGGAACACACAACAgttctcagagggatcagaagaggaaagagtgagcaatttcaattttcctgggtgtcaacatctctgaggatctatcctgggacccaACATACCTCgacgcaattacaaagaaggcacagtggCAGCTATATTTGAttagagtttgagaagatttggtatattAGCAGACACAAATTTCTCCAGACGTAcatggagagtggggggagggtgcacaggatcgaaagagagctgcaggaagttgtgaactcagtcagctctatcatagGAAGTAGCCACAGAATCCAGTACATCTTCAGGGAGGGAATCATTAAAGACCTTAAtgatggcatctatcattaaagacctccaacacccaggacatgtcctcttctcaatgctgccatcagggaagaggcacaAGAGTCTGAAAGCACAAgctcaacaattcaggagcagtttcttcccctctgccacctgatttctgaatggacattgaacccatgaacatgactGCAGTTCTTATTTTGATTTAACtatttatatatgtatgtatgtatgcactgtaattcacagctttgatgtattgcactgtacagcagttgcaaaacacatttcacgacaagccggtgatattagacctgattcCTTTTAAACTGTACCAAGATTCTGGCGAAGGAAGCTCTCCCCAGAATAATTCCACCAATTCCTTTTCCTCCCCGTCTAATACTTAAAACTACGCACTCACCTAATAATCTCTGCGTATTCTCTATCCTTTCCTTTGCTGTCTCGCCATTTCCGGAACATCACCGAAGCATCCACATTAGCAGGAGAAAAGGTGTTCGGCTCATTCAAAAGGGAGATGACACTGAGGAGAATTGTTCTGCATTGGGAAACCAGGAACACAGTCACAATCAGAGACATGGACACCTCTTGGGTATTTAATTACAGAAAATAAAGATAAACAACACAGCTCGAAAATAACCTCTATGCTCCCCAGAAGTCTGTACCTGACATTCTGCGTGGGATTCCATCTCTCAGAGGGTAGTTCACCGCTCTGGGGGTCATCGACGGGTGGGTGCAGAATTGAAATGCACACATCGCCATTCTGCAGGATAAAGGCGAGTGAAATTAACGCCTCAAATACGTCAAAGCAATCTATTATAGATGCACGTTTACTatcctgcgattcattttcttgcaggcattcacagtcgaaccgagaaatacaacagaatcaatgaaaaactgcacacaaagagggaaacaaccaaggtgcaaaatgaGTAAACAGACACTGACAACGTGAGTTATAGAGTCTGTTAGTTGTGCggtcagttcagagctgaggtgagtcaaGCTAtctacgctggttcaggagcctgattaaGAATAATAATAACTGACGTTGATTCAAACCCCAAGTATTGGGATACATCGGGCCTCCTTTCAGCCCAAGTATTAATCGATGCAATACCGAACCCAATTCTCACAAAGCAAGTGTCACTGCCATTCCAAAATCCACCATACCAGTTAAACCTCTGCATTTAATCATTACACCCCAAGGATCAAAGCACACACCACACCCCAGGAGGGTCATGACTTTATCCAGCCTTGTGAACACACCCTCCTAACCTGAAAAAAAAATGCAAGTTTGGACCCCAGGGTATATATAGGGACCTTGGAATACACATCAAAACGTTCCTTGAGGCAGCAGCACAGGTACACAAGGTGGTTAAGATGGCAAAGTGCTGCTTGCTTCAATGGATTAcaagagcaggaaggttatgGTACAACTGTATGAATCCCAGTTAAACCACAGCCTGAATGCTGTGTTCGTATGGttggagggtgcagaagaaattcaATAGGAATCTGAAAGGCAGCATTTCAGCTACAAAAACAAAAGGAAGGTTTCCTTTGAAGTGGAGACAGCTGAAGGGTGACCTGAACCAGGAGTGCAAAATTCAGAAGGATAGCAAGAAACCCTTTCCCTTAATATAGGCGTCCATGACCCAAAGTCGTTAT
Proteins encoded:
- the LOC140739867 gene encoding ubiquitin-conjugating enzyme E2 R2-like, which gives rise to MAHQQTSSSQKALMLELKSLQEEPVEGFRITLVDESDLYNWEVAIFGPPNTHYEGGYFKAQLMFPMDYPYSPPSFRFLTKMWHPNIYENGDVCISILHPPVDDPQSGELPSERWNPTQNVRTILLSVISLLNEPNTFSPANVDASVMFRKWRDSKGKDREYAEIIRKQVLATKAEADKDGVKVPTTLAEYCVKTKAPPHDNSSDLLYDDLYDDDMDDEEDGDGDFFDDDDDSGNEES